From the genome of uncultured Bacteroides sp.:
AGGAAAACAATCATGGAATGAAGGTGCTTTCATGCATGGCATCCAATGAGCCATATTCTATTGTAGGTACTGCACCTGAGGCTTCTTACTGGTTGCTTCGCTCAGAAGATACCAGCTCTGAAAACTTAGTGGAACAGGATTACTGGGCGGCTGCCATAGAATTTGCCGATAGTGTAGGAGTGGATGTGGTAAATACTTCGCTTGGTTACCGCACTTTCGACGATTCCTCTAAAAATTATACTTATCAGGACCTTAACGGAAAGAAAGCAATGATTTCTCGTTCTGCCGGAATGGCTGCCGATAAAGGTATGGTTTTAGTGTGCAGCGCCGGAAACGAAGGTCGCGGATCATGGAAAAAGATTACTCCTCCGGCCGATGCATTCAATGTGATAACTGTTGCAGCGGTGGATTCAACACTGAATCTGGCACCGTTTTCTTCGGTAGGTAATACTACCGATAACCGTGTTAAACCGGATGTTTCTGCTATTGGCGAGAGAACAATTCTGCTGAATACAAACGGAGAAGTGGGTCATGCAAACGGAACATCTTTTTCTACTCCAACCTTCTGCGGACTGGTTACCTGCTTGTGGCAGGCTTGCCCTCAGCTTACGGCAAAAGAGGTCATTGAGCTGGTACGCAAATCATGCAATCATTATGCTTTTCCTGATAATATTTACGGTTATGGTGTGCCCGATATATACAAGGCTTATCTTACCGTTCATCCGGAAATAGCAACAAAATAGAAATTCCATTCATGGAAAAAGAACCATTATCACTTTACGAACTCAATGCTTTGGTAAGACAGGCATTGAACGAATCACTCCCTGATACCTATTGGATTCAGGCAGAACTAAGCGATGTGCGTTCAAATGCCACCGGACATTGTTATCTGGAGTTTATTCAGAAGGATGCTCGCGGAAATAATCTAATTGCAAAGGCACGAGGAACCATCTGGGCCAACGTGTACCGTATGCTGAAACCTTATTTCGAGGAGAGCACCGGTCAGGCGTTTGTATCGGGCATAAAGGTGATGGTGGAGGTTACTGTGGAGTTTCATGAACTTTACGGCTTCAGTCTTACGGTTGTTGATATAGATCCTACTTATACGTTGGGAGATATGGCACGCAAACGGCGTGAAATTCTGAAACAGTTGGAGGAAGAAGGGGTACTTACTCTCAATAAAGAGCTTGAAATGCCTATGTTGGCTCAGCGAATAGCGGTAATATCTTCTTCGTCGGCTGCCGGTTACGGAGATTTCTGCCGACAGCTGGAAGAGAATCCCTACGGATTTGTGTTCTACCCCCGTCTTTTTCCTGCATTGATGCAGGGCAATCAGGTAGAGGAATCGGTTATCAATGCCCTGAATGCAGTAAATGATCATCGGGATGATTTCGATACCGTGGTAATTATTCGTGGAGGTGGTGCAACATCCGATCTTTCAGGCTTTGATACTTACCTGCTGGCAGCTAATTGTGCACAGTTTCCTTTACCGATAATTACCGGAATAGGTCATGAACGAGATGACACAGTGCTCGACTCTGTGGCTCACACCCGGGTAAAAACACCAACAGCTGCAGCTCAGTTCCTTATAACTCACATGCACGATGCGGCAGTGTCATTGGAGGAACTGGCTCAAACACTGATATCTTCTGTATCGGTACGCATGGATAAAGAACATTCGCGACTGTCAGAACTTACGAATCGTTTGCCTTTGGTTATTAAAAACCGAACAATTCGCGAAGGCTACTTGTTAGAACAACTGATTCAGCGAATAAATGTGGGAATAGTCCGCAGCTTGACGAACAAACAGCACCGGCTGATGTTGCTAGAGCAACGTGTAAACGACGCTTCTCCAGAACGCTTATTGAAAAGAGGATTCAGTATAACCCTCAAAGATGGGAAAGCAGTGACAGATAGCGCGCAACTGAAAGCGGGAGATGTAATTACAACACGCCTGGCAAAGGGTGAAGTAACAAGTGAAGTTAAATAATAAATAGACAACTGGATATGGCAGAAAAAAAAGAATCTTATGCTGAGGCTATGGCTAAACTGGAAAAAATAGTATCGGCTGTGGAGAAAGATGAACTGGATATCGACCAGCTGAGCCAAAAGCTTAAAGAAGCTCAGAAATTAGTCAGCTTTTGTAAGGAAAAACTCTACAAAGCCGATGAAGAAATAAAAAAGATCATGGAAGGTGAAGGTAACTGATTTATATTAAACCCATTTAAAAGATTCCTCTTTCATAATTTTCTTAATCTATTAAGTGGAAATTTGAAATATAAAAGTTACTTTTGCTAATCAATAGAAAACTTACAAAAACATCATATAATAATGGAACAAATAGATTGGTCTAATCTGTCATTTGGCTATATAAAGACAGATTACAACGTTCGGTATAATTACCGTAACGGTGAGTGGGGAGAACTTGAGGTTAGCAGCAGTGAATATATAAATCTTCACATGGCGGCTACATGTTTACACTACGGACAGGAAGCTTTTGAAGGCTTGAAAGCTTTTAAAGGAAAAGATGGTAAGATTCGTATTTTCCGTCTTGAAGAGAATGCTAAACGCCTGCAATCTTCTTGTGATGGTATTTTGATGGCTAAGCTTCCGGTTGAAAAATTCAAAAAAGCAATATTGAAGGCCGTTAAACTAAACGAACGTTTTGTTCCTCCTTATGAAAGTGGTGCTTCACTTTATATTCGTCCGGTTCTGTTTGGTACAAGTGCTCAGGTAGGTGTTCATCCAGCCAGCGAATATACATTTATTGTTTTTGTTACTCCTGTAGGTCCTTACTTTAAAGGTGGTTTCTCATGTAATCCTTATGTGATTATTCGTGAATTCGACCGTGCTGCTCCGCTTGGAACCGGTACATTTAAGATTGGTGGTAATTATGCTGCCAGCCTTAGAGCTAATAAGAAAGCTCACGATATGGGTTACTCTTCCGAGTTCTATCTGGATGCAAAAGAAAAGAAATATATCGATGAATGCGGTGCTGCCAATTTCTTCGGAATCAGAGATAATACATATATTACTCCGCTGTCAACTTCAGTACTTCCTTCTATAACAAACAGAAGTCTTATCGCATTGGCCGAAAGCTTTGGTTTGAAGGTAGAACGTCGTCCGGTTGCCGAAGAAGAACTTCTCACTTTCGAAGAAGCCGGCGCTTGTGGTACAGCTGCTGTTATCAGCCCTATTGAACGTATTGATGACGTTGAAAAAGGAATATCTTATGTAATAGCAAAAGATGGCAAACCAGGTCCGATAAGTACAAAATTATATAATAAACTTCGTGCAATTCAGTACGGTGACGAACCGGATGAATTTGGATGGATTACTATTGTGGAATAATATTCCATAAAAGTAACGTTCTGAAAGACGGAAGTATATTGCAAAATATTTGTTATAATTAATGCAGAAGGGGTGTGTTATCAAAATAGTCAGTTTACTATGAGATAATATACTCCTTTTTCATTTAAAGGCAAATGCCTGAATTAATTTAATCCGGATGTTATTATGAGCTTTAAAATAACGACTCTTGTTGATAATGTTGTTTATGATCGGGGATTGCAGGCAGAGCATGGGCTATCTCTTTTGATTGCTGCCGAAGATAAGGTGATACTGTTTGATACCGGAGCTTCTGATCTGTTTATGAGAAATGCAGAAATTCTGGGCATTGATTTAAAGAAAGTAGACTATCTGGTTCTCTCTCATGGTCATAGTGATCATACGGGTGGGGTAAAGCAGTTTCTTGAACTCAATCCGCAAGCTAAGGTTGTTTGTAAGAAAGAAGCTTTGCAGAAGAAATATAAAGATGCTCGCGAAAATGGCTTTGTAAGTGCTGGTCAGGTGGATGAAAACCGGTTATGGCTGGTAGATAGTTTAACAGAAATAGTACCCGGAGTATTTATTCTTCCTCAGATTAAAATAACGGAGAAAGGAGATACTCATTTTGAACACTTCTTTACTGTGATAGATGGTAATATTGTACCCGACACATTTGAAGATGAATTGGCAATGGTCTTGACGGATGCCAAAACTATTTCAGTACTAAGCTCTTGCTCACATAGAGGAATTACTAATATTATTCGTTCGGCATTGGAGGCTTTTCCTGAACACACGTTGAATACTCTGATCGGA
Proteins encoded in this window:
- the xseB gene encoding exodeoxyribonuclease VII small subunit; this encodes MAEKKESYAEAMAKLEKIVSAVEKDELDIDQLSQKLKEAQKLVSFCKEKLYKADEEIKKIMEGEGN
- a CDS encoding branched-chain amino acid aminotransferase → MEQIDWSNLSFGYIKTDYNVRYNYRNGEWGELEVSSSEYINLHMAATCLHYGQEAFEGLKAFKGKDGKIRIFRLEENAKRLQSSCDGILMAKLPVEKFKKAILKAVKLNERFVPPYESGASLYIRPVLFGTSAQVGVHPASEYTFIVFVTPVGPYFKGGFSCNPYVIIREFDRAAPLGTGTFKIGGNYAASLRANKKAHDMGYSSEFYLDAKEKKYIDECGAANFFGIRDNTYITPLSTSVLPSITNRSLIALAESFGLKVERRPVAEEELLTFEEAGACGTAAVISPIERIDDVEKGISYVIAKDGKPGPISTKLYNKLRAIQYGDEPDEFGWITIVE
- a CDS encoding MBL fold metallo-hydrolase; this encodes MSFKITTLVDNVVYDRGLQAEHGLSLLIAAEDKVILFDTGASDLFMRNAEILGIDLKKVDYLVLSHGHSDHTGGVKQFLELNPQAKVVCKKEALQKKYKDARENGFVSAGQVDENRLWLVDSLTEIVPGVFILPQIKITEKGDTHFEHFFTVIDGNIVPDTFEDELAMVLTDAKTISVLSSCSHRGITNIIRSALEAFPEHTLNTLIGGFHVRNAGDDKLDLISTYLGRKLPKRLGVCHCTGIDNYARFHQGFSTRVFYNYTGWVEEIK
- a CDS encoding S8 family serine peptidase, producing the protein MKKVSLIAIALLLVAVAQAKVTYKFRISLTDKNNTEYSLDKPQQFLSEKALLRRAKQKLAVDSTDLPIPGKYLKAIRATGAKVLVTSKWNNTVAVSCADSLLVNKIAKLPFVANTELVWMGEEQTQSSDAAQKEEVTNNLEKTDNYYGKAFHQIEVHNGQKLHEAGFRGQGMTVAIIDGGFKNANKLAALKSLKLLGTRDFVKPNSDIYEENNHGMKVLSCMASNEPYSIVGTAPEASYWLLRSEDTSSENLVEQDYWAAAIEFADSVGVDVVNTSLGYRTFDDSSKNYTYQDLNGKKAMISRSAGMAADKGMVLVCSAGNEGRGSWKKITPPADAFNVITVAAVDSTLNLAPFSSVGNTTDNRVKPDVSAIGERTILLNTNGEVGHANGTSFSTPTFCGLVTCLWQACPQLTAKEVIELVRKSCNHYAFPDNIYGYGVPDIYKAYLTVHPEIATK
- the xseA gene encoding exodeoxyribonuclease VII large subunit, with amino-acid sequence MEKEPLSLYELNALVRQALNESLPDTYWIQAELSDVRSNATGHCYLEFIQKDARGNNLIAKARGTIWANVYRMLKPYFEESTGQAFVSGIKVMVEVTVEFHELYGFSLTVVDIDPTYTLGDMARKRREILKQLEEEGVLTLNKELEMPMLAQRIAVISSSSAAGYGDFCRQLEENPYGFVFYPRLFPALMQGNQVEESVINALNAVNDHRDDFDTVVIIRGGGATSDLSGFDTYLLAANCAQFPLPIITGIGHERDDTVLDSVAHTRVKTPTAAAQFLITHMHDAAVSLEELAQTLISSVSVRMDKEHSRLSELTNRLPLVIKNRTIREGYLLEQLIQRINVGIVRSLTNKQHRLMLLEQRVNDASPERLLKRGFSITLKDGKAVTDSAQLKAGDVITTRLAKGEVTSEVK